GGTCACGAAGACCGCTGCGACGACTAATGGGCCGAAGTAGTCACCCTTACCGGATTCGTCGATACCGATGCGGTCGAGCGTGGAAAAGTCGTCCAAGGCAACCAATCGGGAAAACTCCCAGTTGGAAAGTGCGGTGGGGAAGGGTAATCTAACAGAGCGGAAGGGGATGGTCAATTTGGACGGGGCCCCGGAGCCAAGGAGCAACAGTATGACATCAGCGAGTAGAAAGCGGCTACGGCAGGGATGGGGTGGTCTGGCGTTGTGCCTGTTGTTGAGCAGCGTGGCTGGGTGTCAAACGAATCCCTATACCGGCCGCTCGCAGTTGATGATGTTACCTGCTTCGCAAGAAATGCAGATGGGAGCGCAGGCTTATGCGGACGTGAAGAACGACCCCAAGATGAGGCAGTCGACCGACCCGCGTGAGATCGATCCGGTCAAGCGGGTGGCTGCCCGCGTGATCGAAGCCGCGAAACGGTCCAAGTACAGTGAGATGGCGAACCAGTTCGAGTGGGAAGTGACGGTCATCAAGGACGACAAGACCATGAACGCCTTCGCTCTCCCCGGCGGTAAGATCGCGGTGTACACGGGCATCTTTCCCGTTGCGAAGACGGAGGCGGGATTGGCGGCAGTTATGGGGCACGAAGTCGTCCATGCGTTGGCGCGACACGGCGGTGAACGCATGAGTCAGAATACCCTGGCGCAAACGACGCTTCAGGCGGTCGGCATCGCGCTCGGCGTCAGCGGCGCTAACCCGGTGCTGTCCCAAGGGGCCATGGCGGCGTTGGGAGTGGGGGCCCAAGTGGGTGTCTTGCTGCCGTTTAGCCGGAAGCATGAGTCGGAGGCGGATTACATCGGTGTGCTGCTGGCGGCGGAGGCCGGCTACGACCCGCGCGAGTCTATCGCGCTCTGGCAGCGAATGGAACAGGCCGCAGGGGGCAAGGGACCATCCGAATTCATGTCCACCCACCCGAGCCACGAGACCCGTATACAACAACTGGAAGAGTGGATGGCCGAGGCCATGCCGATTTACCAGTCGAAGCCACCGGCGCCGAACAGTGAGCTGCCGGCGCCCAGGTAGTTCTAATACGTCGGGTCTGAGCTGGGGATTGATGAAGAGGGGCCCGGCTGTGTCGGAGATCAAGCTGAAGCGACTACGCGGCGATGGCGAGGGTGCACAGCTTGTGGATATGGGAATGGGCCATGGCGGCCGAGGCATCCCGCTGGAGAGCGTCGTAGTAGGACCGTTCGAACCCTTCACCCTTCGTCGAGGGCGACAAAAGAATCCGTGCTTGTGCCAGCAAGGCTAGCACCTCGTCCTGTCCGCAGTTCCGTTCTCCCGTCGTGACCTCATCCAAGCGCACGGCCAAGCGAGAAATCGGAAGCAGCCATGTAAACCAGGGGTCGTTCAGGGCCAGGTCGATCAGTTCGTTGGTCGAGCCGATTGGTCCGTAGACCCGCTCATACGTGTCCCGTTCAGTCAGGAGCAGGGCGCGTTGAAGTTCAAGCAGACTCTGCCGCAATTCCTCCAGCGTATCCATCAACGGCTTGGGAATTGCCTTGAGGCTGGTCTTGGCCTGCTTCGTCTTCATACTTCAAGTGTAGCAGGCCGTGTCAATCTGTCGACACTCTCAACGGCTTTTCCTGCCGGGTCCCTAAGCAGTTGACCGGTCGTATGGGGGTTGCCGGAACTGATCCGGGTCGCTTGCATGGTCGGTGGGTCAGGCCGTACACTGAGGGCGCGCGCTGGGGAAGCACGGGTGATCGCTCGTCAGGCATGCCTGACGGGAGGAAAGTCCGGACTCCATGGGCGGGACGCTGGATAACGTCCAGGCGGAGCGATCCGACACCGGCACCACAGAGAACAGACCGCCGATGGCCGACGCGATCGTCATTGGTCGCAGAGGCTCAGGTAAGGGTGAAACGGTGGGGTAAGAGCCCACCGCGTTGGTGGCGACATCAACGGCACGGTAAGCGTCGTCCGGAGCAAGACCAAATAGGGGGACACTCGGTCTATCGGTAACGGTAGGCCGGAAGGGCTGGCCCGGCCCTGGTTCCCGGGTAGGTCGCTTGAGGCTCAAGGCAACTTGAGTCCCAGAGAAATGATCATCCTCGCGTGAGCGCAAGCTTCACGCGGGACAGAATCCGGCTTATAGGGTTTCTCCAACGCGCTTTTTCAATCGCCCGACGCAGATCCCCCGCCGTGAATTTCCCCGACAGGGCTTCCTGTTGATTGATCAGGACCACCGGCACCCGATCGCCGTAGGGCACCAATAACCGTTGATCGCTGTCCACGTCGATCGTGTCGAGCTCAAAGGAAAGGTCCTGTTGCAGGTGGGTCGCGACGCGGTGAATCACCTTGCACAGGTGACAACCTTCTCGCGAGACGATGGTCACTCGGACGGGCTTCATCGCAATCGGGCCAGTGAAGATGCGGCCTCCGTATACCATAGCCCCACGGACAGTGCCAGTCTTGTGGTCTCCGATACGAGCTCGGCTCTATTGACCTGATTTAAGAACTGGTGGTACCATCCGGCATCTTACCCGTTGATTTTTCAGTAGGAATGTGAATCCTGCATCCCAGGCTGGAAGGGAACGGGTTTTTTCTCATTTGCGGTTTCATGTCCTTCGCAGGGAGCGGCGAGGGGGAGGGTGATATGAAACTCACTGGGTCGGAAATCTTTATCGAGTGCCTCAAGCGCGAAGGTGTGAAGACGATCTTTGCCTTGCCGGGCGGTGTCGTCCTCAAGATCTTCGACATGCTGCACCAGCAAAAGGATATCGAGGTTGTGCTGACCCGCCATGAACAGGGCGCGGGACATATGGCCGAGGGATATGCCAAGGCAACCGGCAAAGCCGGGGTCTGTCTCGTGACCTCCGGTCCCGGCATGACCAACGTGATCACAGCCTTGGCCGACGCGTATATGGATTCTGTGCCTCTGGTCTGTTTCAGCGGACAGGTGTCGACCAACCTGATCGGTAATGATGCGTTTCAGGAGGCGGACAATGTCGGCCTCAGCCGTCCCTGCACCAAGTACAACTTCCTGGTGAAGGACGTGAACGATTTGGCCACCACGATCAAGGAGGCCTTCTACATTGCCACGACCGGTCGGCCTGGTCCCGTGCTCGTCGACATTCCGAAGGACGTGTCGATGGCCAAAACCGAGTTCACCTATCCGAACTCCGTCTCGATCCGCGGCTACAACCCGACGTACGACGGCAACAAGTGGCAGATCAAGCAGGCTGCCGAAGCCATCATGAAGGCCAAAAAGCCCATTCTCTACGTGGGCGGCGGGGTGGTGTTTTCCGGTGCGTCCAAGGAGCTGCTCGAGTTGGCGGAGATGACCCAAATCCCCGTCGATATGACGCTCATGGCCCTCGGGGCCTTCCCTGGTGAGCATCCCCAATCAATGGGGATGCTGGGCATGCACGGCACC
This region of Nitrospiraceae bacterium genomic DNA includes:
- a CDS encoding M48 family metallopeptidase, producing MTSASRKRLRQGWGGLALCLLLSSVAGCQTNPYTGRSQLMMLPASQEMQMGAQAYADVKNDPKMRQSTDPREIDPVKRVAARVIEAAKRSKYSEMANQFEWEVTVIKDDKTMNAFALPGGKIAVYTGIFPVAKTEAGLAAVMGHEVVHALARHGGERMSQNTLAQTTLQAVGIALGVSGANPVLSQGAMAALGVGAQVGVLLPFSRKHESEADYIGVLLAAEAGYDPRESIALWQRMEQAAGGKGPSEFMSTHPSHETRIQQLEEWMAEAMPIYQSKPPAPNSELPAPR